One Actinospica robiniae DSM 44927 genomic region harbors:
- a CDS encoding IPT/TIG domain-containing protein, with product MPDTCSGAISPDVVDPCDSPSASGTDTFTIDESESADLLVVGVASTDGAELPFTLTDPSGAAVSCVAPSFGQNPQCATSASGTYTLAVTNQGSDYTVSYLALLSDSTCTALDPSFASAPVEGSVAAGAAGACFTLDMTSGHTVAIDFGNGATSYLSTPLGIYDATGAQVCFNGYGTCVLSGIGPYRALTGNNQGTAFTFGLSLNDLTDPVGCAAASQLAYGVAPDDSSADECRTLTVKTADEYQVYAAGDWSLGGVSGTLYTSAGATACTNSGPFCALTPGTYYYVENQDPLAPYDFAVGFVAADEKHGCAATGIKDFATGPAAASFSGVGESVCLTLPAAATGKSLYVYDENPTATGYAAPLLVLDSTGAQTCTNLYNDSGTCTPTGTAPFHVVLDAQTIDNPSYKVLIQATDSTAGCAVWKQSGYGSSFGATVTTSYTSNYACLTLPADKHAVGEMVDYTDTTNTEDGGISINDSAGDQACLVLITSLCTFQPGVTYTAILSNSGQAQTYDLVRRDDTSSATCSTPASLTPGAPSTATNFTSAITAHCYRVSAAATDDMWFDVRTTAPYPAGAILAVTDGTGALVCNFVTICQTDGSTDYQVIAIASGYAGTTIAGHLDTWQMATAAGPAAVCAANQLSVDGWGPTSLKLTESAPAYCATISLSTFQSFDVYDAVSGNGAQPLIDVYPLNPWKPPYSFTDGICFGSDCNTASDSGEAIVLVSLNGAQSPVNLTEQGVCGSGCTRPAAPTISAISPARQPAGTAQKVTVTGTNLNLGTTVMLATAGNPVAYASISQPVSVSADGTSLTVLLNTSAVTPGKYDVMLNADYTIPTTSPNYLSNAYTVTAAPTAAGS from the coding sequence GTGCCGGACACCTGTTCAGGGGCGATCTCACCCGACGTCGTCGATCCCTGCGACAGTCCGTCGGCATCCGGCACGGACACCTTCACGATCGACGAGAGCGAGAGCGCCGACCTGCTCGTCGTCGGCGTCGCTTCCACCGACGGGGCCGAGCTTCCCTTCACGCTCACCGATCCGAGCGGCGCGGCCGTCAGCTGTGTCGCGCCGTCGTTCGGTCAGAACCCGCAGTGCGCGACCAGTGCTTCCGGCACGTACACCCTCGCGGTGACGAACCAGGGTTCTGATTACACGGTCTCGTACCTGGCGCTGCTGTCCGACTCGACGTGTACGGCCCTCGACCCGTCGTTCGCGAGCGCTCCGGTCGAGGGGTCGGTCGCCGCGGGTGCCGCAGGCGCCTGCTTCACGCTGGACATGACCAGCGGACACACCGTCGCCATCGACTTCGGCAACGGCGCCACCTCGTACCTCTCGACGCCGCTGGGCATCTACGACGCCACCGGCGCGCAGGTCTGCTTCAACGGCTACGGCACCTGCGTCCTGAGCGGCATCGGACCCTACCGCGCCCTGACCGGCAACAACCAGGGCACCGCGTTCACCTTCGGGCTCTCCCTCAACGACCTGACCGATCCGGTCGGCTGTGCCGCCGCGTCGCAGCTCGCCTACGGCGTCGCCCCCGACGACTCCTCCGCGGACGAGTGCCGCACGCTGACCGTCAAGACGGCCGACGAGTACCAGGTGTACGCCGCCGGCGATTGGAGTCTCGGCGGGGTCTCCGGCACGCTCTACACGAGCGCCGGCGCCACCGCGTGCACCAACTCCGGGCCCTTCTGCGCGCTGACGCCGGGCACCTACTACTACGTCGAGAACCAGGATCCGCTGGCGCCGTACGACTTCGCCGTGGGCTTCGTCGCCGCGGACGAGAAGCACGGCTGCGCGGCCACCGGGATCAAGGACTTCGCCACCGGTCCCGCCGCGGCCTCGTTCAGCGGCGTCGGCGAGTCGGTCTGCCTCACCCTGCCCGCCGCGGCCACCGGGAAGTCGTTGTACGTGTACGACGAGAACCCGACTGCCACCGGGTACGCCGCTCCGCTCCTCGTACTGGACTCCACCGGGGCCCAGACCTGCACCAACCTCTACAACGACAGCGGCACCTGCACGCCGACCGGCACCGCGCCGTTCCACGTGGTCCTCGATGCGCAGACGATCGACAACCCGAGCTACAAGGTCCTGATCCAGGCGACGGACTCCACGGCCGGGTGCGCGGTGTGGAAGCAGTCCGGATACGGCAGCTCCTTCGGCGCGACCGTGACGACGAGCTACACGTCGAACTACGCGTGCCTGACGCTGCCGGCGGACAAGCACGCGGTCGGTGAGATGGTCGACTACACCGACACCACGAACACGGAGGACGGCGGCATCTCGATCAACGACTCGGCAGGCGATCAGGCGTGCCTGGTGCTGATCACCAGCCTGTGCACCTTCCAGCCCGGGGTCACCTACACCGCGATCCTCAGCAACAGCGGCCAGGCCCAGACCTACGACCTGGTCCGCCGCGACGACACGTCGAGCGCCACGTGTTCGACCCCTGCGTCCCTGACGCCGGGCGCCCCGTCCACCGCGACGAACTTCACCAGTGCCATCACCGCGCACTGCTACCGGGTCTCCGCCGCGGCCACCGACGACATGTGGTTCGACGTGCGCACCACCGCCCCGTACCCGGCCGGCGCGATCCTCGCGGTGACCGACGGCACGGGCGCCCTGGTGTGCAACTTCGTGACCATCTGCCAGACGGACGGATCCACCGACTACCAGGTGATCGCGATCGCCTCGGGCTACGCCGGAACCACCATCGCCGGGCACCTGGACACCTGGCAGATGGCCACCGCGGCGGGCCCCGCGGCGGTGTGCGCGGCGAACCAGCTCAGCGTCGACGGCTGGGGGCCGACGAGCCTCAAACTGACCGAGTCCGCCCCCGCCTACTGCGCGACGATCTCGCTCTCGACTTTCCAGTCGTTCGACGTCTACGACGCCGTCTCGGGCAACGGGGCGCAGCCGCTGATCGACGTCTACCCGCTCAACCCGTGGAAGCCCCCGTACTCGTTCACGGACGGCATCTGCTTCGGGAGCGACTGCAACACCGCGAGCGACAGCGGTGAGGCCATCGTCCTGGTGAGCCTCAACGGAGCGCAGAGCCCGGTGAACCTCACCGAGCAGGGCGTGTGCGGCTCCGGCTGCACCAGGCCCGCCGCGCCGACGATCTCCGCGATCAGCCCGGCCCGCCAGCCCGCCGGGACGGCGCAGAAGGTGACCGTCACCGGGACGAACCTGAACCTGGGCACCACGGTCATGCTGGCCACCGCCGGAAACCCGGTCGCGTACGCGTCCATCTCGCAGCCGGTCTCGGTGAGCGCCGACGGCACGTCGCTGACGGTCCTGCTCAACACCTCCGCCGTCACGCCGGGCAAGTACGACGTGATGCTCAACGCGGACTACACGATCCCCACCACCTCGCCCAACTACCTGTCCAACGCCTACACCGTCACCGCCGCGCCTACGGCGGCCGGTTCCTGA
- a CDS encoding extracellular solute-binding protein codes for MARKRRGAAALAIGLGMALAASGCAGGGGKSGGGSADAAVTVTLWENATNGSTGVAYFQNAAQQFEVLHPNVKIQLQTIQNEDLDGKLQTALNADSAPDIFLQRGGGKMEAEVAAGQLQPLRLSAVDQSNVGTAALAGNTIDGRVYAMPLDAQPEGVYYSENLFRQAGIATPPTTIDELETDIEKLKQIGVAPIAVGAKDAWPAAHWYYNFALRECSQTTMTSTAESLAFTDPCWTKAADDLASFLAVGPFQKDFLTTAAQQGAGSSAGLLANHKAAMELMGSWDPGVINSLTANQQPLSDLGWFPFPAVPGGKGSPSAIMGGSDGYSLSKKAPKEALEFLEFLVTKGQQEAYAKAFQSIPVNPEAQEVVTESYNLSALAAFNKAAYSIQYLDTEYGQGVGNAMNTSVVNLMAGKGSAAGIVSASNHAAKG; via the coding sequence ATGGCGAGGAAGAGACGCGGTGCGGCGGCTCTCGCGATCGGCTTGGGGATGGCGCTCGCGGCCTCCGGCTGCGCCGGCGGCGGCGGCAAGAGCGGCGGCGGTTCCGCCGACGCCGCGGTCACGGTGACCCTGTGGGAGAACGCGACCAACGGCAGCACCGGGGTGGCCTACTTCCAGAACGCGGCACAGCAGTTCGAGGTGCTGCATCCGAACGTCAAGATCCAGCTCCAGACGATCCAGAACGAGGACCTCGACGGCAAGCTGCAGACGGCCCTGAACGCGGACTCCGCGCCGGACATCTTCCTGCAGCGCGGCGGCGGCAAGATGGAGGCCGAGGTCGCGGCCGGCCAGCTCCAGCCGCTGCGGCTGAGCGCCGTGGACCAGTCGAACGTGGGCACCGCCGCCCTCGCCGGCAACACGATCGACGGCCGGGTCTACGCGATGCCGCTGGACGCCCAGCCCGAGGGCGTCTACTACAGCGAGAACCTGTTCCGGCAGGCCGGAATCGCCACGCCCCCCACGACGATCGACGAGCTCGAGACCGACATCGAGAAGCTGAAGCAGATCGGCGTCGCGCCGATCGCGGTCGGTGCCAAGGACGCCTGGCCGGCCGCGCACTGGTACTACAACTTCGCGCTGCGCGAGTGCAGCCAGACCACGATGACCAGCACCGCCGAGTCGCTCGCGTTCACCGACCCGTGCTGGACCAAGGCAGCCGACGACCTGGCCTCGTTCCTGGCGGTCGGCCCCTTCCAGAAGGACTTCCTGACCACCGCGGCCCAGCAGGGCGCCGGCTCCTCGGCGGGCCTGCTCGCCAACCACAAGGCGGCCATGGAGCTCATGGGCAGCTGGGACCCCGGCGTGATCAACAGCCTGACGGCGAACCAGCAGCCGCTGTCCGACCTCGGCTGGTTCCCCTTCCCCGCCGTGCCCGGCGGCAAGGGCAGCCCGAGCGCCATCATGGGCGGCAGCGACGGCTACTCGCTGTCCAAGAAGGCGCCGAAGGAGGCGCTGGAGTTCCTCGAGTTCCTCGTGACGAAGGGCCAGCAGGAGGCCTACGCCAAGGCCTTCCAGTCGATCCCGGTCAACCCCGAGGCCCAAGAGGTCGTCACCGAGTCCTACAACCTCTCGGCGCTGGCGGCCTTCAACAAGGCGGCCTACTCGATCCAGTACCTTGACACCGAGTACGGCCAGGGCGTCGGCAACGCCATGAACACCTCCGTGGTGAATCTGATGGCCGGCAAGGGCAGCGCGGCCGGAATCGTCTCGGCCTCCAACCACGCCGCGAAGGGCTGA